In Candidatus Aegiribacteria sp., a single genomic region encodes these proteins:
- a CDS encoding methyltransferase domain-containing protein, whose amino-acid sequence MTDLSDWSPDQVREYTANRMLSDADEYILEELKKRSPDTVVEIGCGPGTIAGRALFIEKYICTDITVEFLRVTSTARPSCVLLNCRAENLPLPNGMADCVVAMAVLHHLNDKALQHSLSEIHRILKPNGIFLLLEDWCFEKGITGFEEEARRLRFRNGSDENHLTADNWRRVIRAAGFSCGNPVWTERPFHSTDPNLTRWPEVDRKVRMMALESVRQ is encoded by the coding sequence ATGACAGATCTCTCAGACTGGAGCCCGGATCAGGTCAGGGAATATACAGCGAACAGAATGCTATCAGATGCCGATGAATACATACTGGAAGAACTGAAGAAGAGATCACCTGATACTGTTGTTGAAATTGGCTGCGGACCAGGAACAATCGCGGGAAGAGCACTTTTCATAGAGAAATACATCTGCACAGACATAACCGTCGAGTTTCTCAGGGTGACTTCAACAGCCAGACCGTCCTGTGTTCTTCTCAACTGCAGGGCGGAGAATCTTCCGCTTCCGAACGGGATGGCGGATTGCGTGGTGGCCATGGCTGTCCTGCACCACCTGAACGATAAGGCTCTCCAGCACTCCCTGAGCGAAATACACAGGATTCTGAAACCGAACGGTATTTTCCTCCTTCTGGAGGACTGGTGTTTCGAAAAAGGAATCACCGGGTTCGAGGAGGAAGCCAGAAGGCTCCGGTTCAGAAACGGTTCTGATGAAAACCATCTCACGGCAGACAACTGGCGCAGGGTGATAAGAGCAGCCGGTTTTTCCTGCGGAAATCCTGTCTGGACAGAGAGACCATTTCATTCAACGGATCCAAATCTCACCAGGTGGCCGGAAGTGGATAGAAAAGTGAGAATGATGGCTCTGGAATCTGTCAGACAGTAA